One window from the genome of Actinoplanes teichomyceticus ATCC 31121 encodes:
- a CDS encoding alpha/beta fold hydrolase has translation MNVEYVRVPVADGVALHAAVAGSGRPVVLLHGFPQTHLMWRHVIAGLAADHTVICPDLRGYGASDKPAEDGPDTYAKRTMAADIVTLARELGHDRFALAGHDRGALVAIRAGLDHPGTVTHLACLDVLPTLDMWEVMHGASAKVGFHLYLMAQPAGLPERMIAACADEFFGHFLDLWAGDPATIPAPVRDAYLRASRNAVPSIVADYRASAGIDVEHDRADRAAGRTLAMPVTVLQQDWGAMLGFDAAARWRAWAPDLRHVPVNCGHFIAEEAPGLVVEELRKLLDR, from the coding sequence ATGAACGTCGAGTACGTACGGGTCCCGGTGGCGGACGGGGTGGCGCTGCACGCCGCGGTGGCCGGGTCGGGCCGCCCGGTCGTGCTGCTGCACGGCTTCCCGCAGACCCATCTGATGTGGCGGCACGTGATCGCCGGCCTGGCCGCCGACCACACGGTGATCTGCCCGGACCTGCGCGGGTACGGGGCCAGCGACAAACCCGCCGAGGACGGCCCGGACACGTACGCCAAACGGACGATGGCCGCGGACATCGTCACGCTGGCCCGGGAGCTCGGCCACGACCGGTTCGCGCTGGCCGGTCACGATCGTGGCGCCCTGGTGGCGATCCGGGCCGGGCTCGACCACCCCGGCACGGTCACCCACCTGGCCTGCCTGGACGTGCTGCCCACCCTGGACATGTGGGAGGTGATGCACGGCGCGAGCGCGAAGGTCGGCTTCCACCTGTACCTGATGGCGCAGCCGGCGGGCCTGCCGGAGCGGATGATCGCGGCGTGCGCCGACGAGTTCTTCGGCCACTTCCTCGACCTGTGGGCCGGCGACCCGGCGACGATCCCGGCGCCGGTGCGGGACGCGTACCTGCGGGCGAGCCGGAACGCGGTGCCGTCGATCGTCGCCGACTACCGCGCCTCGGCCGGCATCGACGTCGAGCACGACCGGGCCGACCGGGCGGCCGGGCGGACGCTGGCCATGCCGGTCACCGTGCTGCAACAGGACTGGGGCGCGATGCTGGGCTTCGATGCCGCCGCCCGGTGGCGGGCGTGGGCGCCGGACCTGCGGCACGTGCCGGTGAACTGCGGGCACTTCATCGCCGAGGAGGCGCCCGG
- a CDS encoding AfsR/SARP family transcriptional regulator, producing MRDETQPAPGAGLRFHECGPARDDVPLPDGRVRFGVLGPVTAEDENGAPVALRGPMHRAVLARLLLARGRVVPVTDLVDDLWVSPPAGAVAAIRTFVAALRRSLEPGRPPRTPARLLVTRGAGYLLQAGPDDVDAWRFERAVTAAATMQPPAALAALDEALSWWRGPAYADFRDAAWTRADRARLAELRLQAAERRAQARLDLGRAADAVPDLDEHVTAHPWREEGWRLLALALYRTGRQGDALAVLRRARALLAGRLGLDPGAALRALESDILRQAPHLDRRDAAEEVWARATLAYDRLAPGRSRVRLESAVGLLRNLAVTGPGGLQEAREQRAAAVAAAERLGDPELTARVIGAYDVPAIWTRADDPGQAAAVVTAAEHALSALPAAGHDPVRARLLATIALESRGARHRRPRACAEQAEALARALDDPALLAFALNGVFMQSCRRTGQARARDAIGAELVTLATRHAMPTVRVLGHLIRLQSGAAVADFPAADRHAAAADELARRHDLPLATVFTDWYRALRADVAARAPVARAERAYRAAAARSDRAGMPGLSVGLLPLALLGLRLRHGLPPVDEGGWGPYEPWVRPVLEPGRAALGDVPEPPADLLAEAMWTLLARAALTAGDRAAMARARDALAPAAGEWAGAASGVLTFGPVTEHLRQLDAGLSPDAPGTRLLTF from the coding sequence GTGCGTGACGAGACTCAGCCGGCGCCGGGCGCGGGGCTCCGGTTCCACGAGTGCGGTCCGGCGCGTGACGACGTCCCGCTGCCGGACGGACGGGTCCGGTTCGGTGTGCTCGGGCCGGTGACCGCCGAGGACGAGAACGGCGCGCCGGTCGCCCTGCGGGGCCCGATGCACCGGGCGGTGCTGGCCCGGCTGCTGCTGGCGCGGGGCCGGGTGGTGCCGGTCACCGACCTGGTCGACGACCTCTGGGTGTCGCCGCCGGCCGGCGCGGTCGCCGCGATCCGGACCTTCGTCGCGGCGTTGCGCCGCTCGCTCGAACCCGGGCGCCCGCCCCGGACCCCGGCCCGCCTGCTGGTCACCCGGGGCGCCGGCTACCTGCTGCAGGCGGGCCCGGACGACGTGGACGCCTGGCGGTTCGAGCGGGCGGTCACGGCGGCCGCCACGATGCAGCCGCCGGCCGCGCTGGCCGCGCTCGACGAGGCGTTGAGCTGGTGGCGCGGCCCGGCGTACGCGGATTTCAGGGACGCGGCCTGGACCCGCGCCGACCGGGCCCGGCTCGCCGAGCTGCGGCTGCAGGCCGCCGAACGGCGCGCACAGGCCCGCCTCGACCTGGGCCGCGCCGCCGACGCCGTGCCGGACCTGGACGAGCACGTCACCGCGCACCCGTGGCGGGAGGAGGGCTGGCGGCTGCTGGCCCTGGCGCTCTACCGCACCGGGCGGCAGGGCGACGCGCTGGCCGTCCTGCGCCGGGCCCGCGCCCTGCTCGCCGGCCGGCTCGGCCTCGACCCGGGAGCGGCCCTGCGCGCCCTGGAGTCGGACATCCTGCGCCAGGCGCCGCACCTGGACCGGCGCGACGCGGCCGAGGAGGTCTGGGCCCGCGCCACCCTGGCCTACGACCGGCTGGCGCCGGGCCGCTCGCGGGTCCGGCTGGAGTCCGCCGTCGGCCTGCTGCGCAACCTCGCGGTGACCGGGCCGGGCGGCCTGCAGGAGGCCCGGGAGCAGCGCGCGGCGGCCGTCGCCGCGGCCGAGCGGCTCGGCGATCCGGAGCTGACCGCCCGGGTGATCGGCGCCTACGACGTGCCGGCGATCTGGACCCGCGCCGACGACCCGGGGCAGGCCGCGGCCGTCGTCACCGCCGCCGAACACGCGCTGTCCGCGTTGCCCGCGGCCGGCCACGATCCGGTACGGGCCCGCCTGCTGGCCACGATCGCGCTGGAGTCACGCGGCGCCCGCCACCGCCGGCCGCGTGCGTGCGCCGAGCAGGCCGAGGCGCTGGCCCGCGCGCTCGACGACCCGGCCCTGTTGGCGTTCGCCCTCAACGGGGTGTTCATGCAGAGCTGCCGGCGCACCGGGCAGGCGCGGGCCCGCGACGCGATCGGCGCCGAACTGGTCACGCTCGCCACCCGGCACGCCATGCCGACCGTGCGGGTGCTCGGGCACCTGATCCGGCTGCAGTCCGGGGCCGCGGTCGCCGATTTCCCCGCCGCCGACCGGCACGCCGCCGCCGCCGACGAGCTCGCCCGGCGTCACGACCTGCCGCTGGCCACGGTCTTCACCGACTGGTACCGGGCGTTGCGCGCCGACGTGGCCGCTCGCGCCCCGGTGGCGCGGGCCGAACGCGCGTACCGGGCGGCGGCGGCGCGTTCGGACCGGGCCGGTATGCCCGGGCTCAGCGTCGGGCTGCTGCCGCTGGCGCTGCTCGGGCTGCGGCTGCGGCACGGCCTGCCGCCGGTCGACGAGGGCGGGTGGGGGCCGTACGAGCCGTGGGTGCGCCCGGTGCTCGAGCCCGGCCGGGCGGCCCTGGGCGACGTGCCGGAACCGCCGGCCGACCTGTTGGCCGAGGCGATGTGGACGCTGCTCGCCCGGGCCGCACTCACGGCCGGTGACCGTGCCGCCATGGCCCGGGCCCGGGACGCGCTGGCCCCGGCGGCGGGGGAGTGGGCCGGGGCGGCCAGCGGGGTGCTCACCTTCGGGCCGGTCACCGAGCACCTGCGGCAGCTCGACGCCGGGCTGTCGCCCGACGCGCCGGGTACGCGCCTCCTGACGTTCTGA
- a CDS encoding Hsp20/alpha crystallin family protein: protein MVLTFDPFREFDRLAGQMFGTGSAVSGAAGLAMPMDLYRSGDHFVLHCDLAGVDPGSVQIDVDRRVLTIRAERSARTDDDVQWLRRERPTGTFERRLTLGDGLDLDKISATWQDGVLTLTIPVAEAAKPRRIEITTGKQHEVVEGSTTQAPALTES, encoded by the coding sequence GTGGTGCTGACTTTCGATCCTTTCCGCGAGTTCGACCGCCTCGCCGGGCAGATGTTCGGCACCGGTTCCGCTGTCAGCGGCGCCGCCGGCCTGGCGATGCCGATGGACCTGTATCGATCCGGTGACCATTTCGTGCTGCACTGCGACCTGGCCGGCGTCGACCCGGGATCGGTGCAGATCGACGTGGACCGGCGGGTTCTGACCATCCGTGCCGAGCGTTCCGCCCGCACCGACGACGACGTGCAGTGGCTGCGCCGGGAGCGCCCGACCGGCACCTTCGAGCGGCGCCTCACCCTGGGTGACGGGCTGGATCTCGACAAGATCTCCGCGACCTGGCAGGACGGCGTGCTCACCCTGACCATCCCGGTCGCCGAGGCCGCCAAGCCGCGCCGCATCGAGATCACCACCGGTAAGCAGCACGAGGTCGTCGAGGGCTCCACCACGCAGGCGCCGGCGCTCACCGAGTCCTGA
- a CDS encoding TIGR03619 family F420-dependent LLM class oxidoreductase, with translation MRLGVNLPQTQRYDLARDVTEFARAAEEIGFDSLWVYERLLAPQDTSGAHGLYGVPGLPWPQSYAHTTDALVTLTLAAAVTSRVELGTGVLVPGLHLPLRLARSLAALDAAAGGRLIAGLGSGWSIDEFEATAPRPIAERGAALDEFLDIAAAVWGPDPVSYANDRYRLAPSRINPKPARRVPVYLAGGNRAALDRIVRRADGWLPTGIPPQRVARVLARLRAQATAAGRDPAGIGCVFQLGVRSLDAVPAAGRAPYTGSPAQLAEDVAALAAAGVDHVYVTLSSAARDLQELIAAARALHAAVRATGL, from the coding sequence ATGCGGCTCGGCGTCAATCTTCCCCAGACCCAGCGGTACGACCTGGCCCGCGACGTCACCGAGTTCGCCCGGGCGGCCGAGGAGATCGGCTTCGACAGCCTGTGGGTCTACGAGCGGCTCCTGGCCCCGCAGGACACCAGCGGCGCGCACGGACTGTACGGCGTGCCCGGCCTGCCCTGGCCACAGAGTTACGCGCACACCACCGACGCGCTGGTCACGCTCACCCTGGCGGCGGCCGTGACCAGCCGCGTCGAGCTCGGCACCGGGGTGCTGGTGCCCGGCCTGCACCTGCCGCTGCGGCTGGCCCGCAGCCTGGCGGCGCTGGACGCGGCGGCCGGCGGGCGGCTCATCGCCGGTCTGGGCAGCGGCTGGTCGATCGACGAGTTCGAGGCCACCGCGCCGCGGCCGATCGCCGAGCGCGGGGCGGCGCTGGACGAGTTCCTGGACATCGCGGCCGCCGTCTGGGGGCCGGACCCGGTGTCGTACGCGAACGACCGGTACCGCCTCGCGCCGAGCCGGATCAACCCGAAGCCGGCCCGCCGCGTCCCGGTCTACCTGGCCGGCGGCAACCGGGCGGCGCTGGACCGCATCGTCCGGCGCGCCGACGGGTGGCTGCCGACCGGCATCCCGCCGCAGCGGGTCGCCCGGGTGCTGGCGCGTTTGCGCGCGCAGGCCACCGCGGCCGGGCGGGACCCGGCCGGGATCGGGTGCGTGTTCCAGCTGGGTGTGCGCAGCCTCGACGCGGTGCCCGCGGCCGGGCGTGCGCCGTACACCGGCAGCCCGGCGCAGCTCGCCGAGGACGTCGCCGCGCTGGCCGCGGCCGGCGTCGATCATGTGTACGTGACGCTGTCCTCGGCGGCGCGCGACCTCCAGGAGCTGATCGCGGCGGCCCGGGCGCTGCACGCCGCGGTCCGGGCCACCGGACTCTGA
- a CDS encoding Hsp20/alpha crystallin family protein: MAESMIPADGAPAGPWDPWRQVQDLQSRFDELFDGAFGALGGGGWRSPADLTETFEAYVIELDVPGLRADDLTIESSGAELRVRGGTAGRPRGGWSRGRTRRIGRFAYRISLPADADPDRITAELADGVLTIRVAKRDTAGPRRIEITTG; this comes from the coding sequence ATGGCCGAGTCGATGATTCCCGCCGACGGCGCCCCGGCCGGTCCGTGGGACCCGTGGCGGCAGGTGCAGGATCTGCAGAGCCGCTTCGACGAGCTGTTCGACGGCGCGTTCGGCGCACTCGGCGGCGGCGGGTGGCGGTCACCGGCCGACCTCACCGAGACCTTCGAGGCGTACGTGATCGAGCTGGACGTTCCCGGTCTGCGGGCGGACGACCTCACCATCGAGTCGAGCGGCGCCGAGCTTCGCGTGCGCGGCGGGACGGCCGGACGCCCGCGCGGAGGCTGGTCGCGGGGCCGCACCCGCCGGATCGGCCGCTTCGCGTACCGCATCAGCCTGCCGGCCGACGCCGACCCGGACCGGATCACCGCCGAGCTGGCCGACGGCGTCCTCACCATCCGTGTCGCCAAGCGGGACACGGCCGGACCCCGCCGCATCGAGATCACCACCGGGTGA
- a CDS encoding aquaporin, with protein sequence MMVTAVRPRRAPARTLTRVLRPTPADLRMALGECGLTTAFMFTVSTLVRWGAGPAHPGGPTAGSWLRGLVVSTLVGLTIVGFVLSRPGRWTGAQMNPAITLALLVFGRMPARRVLPYVVAQMAASVAATVLARAVWGPALSDAPVRWTVIRPAAGIGGTVVAVVEAAVLAVIIAVLCRALRRAPRVPLPWLMGLMFGLQGALLGQLTGGSANPARQFGPALLSGQTHLLGVYLLAPVAGAVLAAAVARCTELRHR encoded by the coding sequence ATGATGGTGACAGCCGTACGTCCCCGCCGCGCCCCGGCGCGCACCCTCACCCGCGTTCTGCGGCCCACCCCGGCCGATCTCCGGATGGCGCTCGGCGAGTGCGGCCTGACCACGGCTTTCATGTTCACCGTCAGCACCCTGGTGCGGTGGGGCGCGGGCCCGGCGCACCCGGGCGGCCCGACGGCCGGGTCCTGGCTGCGCGGCCTCGTGGTGTCGACGCTGGTGGGCCTGACGATCGTCGGGTTCGTGCTGTCCCGGCCGGGCCGCTGGACGGGCGCCCAGATGAACCCGGCGATCACTCTGGCACTGCTCGTTTTCGGACGGATGCCGGCCCGCCGGGTCCTGCCCTACGTCGTCGCGCAGATGGCCGCCTCGGTCGCCGCGACGGTGCTCGCCCGGGCGGTCTGGGGGCCGGCGCTGTCGGACGCACCGGTGCGGTGGACGGTGATCCGCCCGGCGGCCGGGATCGGCGGCACGGTGGTCGCCGTCGTGGAGGCGGCCGTGCTGGCCGTCATCATCGCGGTGCTGTGCCGGGCGCTGCGGCGGGCCCCGCGGGTGCCGCTGCCGTGGCTGATGGGCCTGATGTTCGGGCTGCAGGGCGCGCTGCTCGGCCAGCTGACCGGGGGTTCGGCGAACCCCGCCCGGCAGTTCGGCCCGGCGCTGCTGTCCGGCCAGACGCACCTGCTGGGCGTGTACCTGCTCGCCCCGGTGGCCGGCGCCGTCCTGGCCGCCGCGGTGGCCCGGTGCACCGAGCTCCGCCACCGCTGA
- a CDS encoding FUSC family protein, which produces MGRRLRRAALPAAEATAAAVLAWVVAGRVLGHAAPVFAPSAALIVLGESRGRRMRQSVEIMLGVAAGVLVAELAVTILGGGTGAIVAVLVLATAPMMAAGASSTLVVQAAASALYLVAVAAPHGDPMPFRFAEALIGGLVALATSQFVAARNPLAPLVAEARRTFAGLAGLLEDIGAALQRGDEPAAEAALDRAHRMHDCAERMRATVRAAGETLRLRVRRRRRLGQIREVEATTHQLDHVVGNVGVLARNAVTVTRLHAAVPAQLSQAVQALAAAVRAAGEALANDLSGHDDPARHAGAAEDSALTAVRIAAELLASGPPLPLAMIIGQIRLTAVDLLRGIGHDHDAVRGRVDEALGLS; this is translated from the coding sequence GTGGGACGCCGCCTGCGCCGCGCGGCGCTGCCGGCGGCCGAGGCGACCGCCGCCGCCGTGCTGGCCTGGGTGGTCGCGGGCCGGGTGCTGGGCCACGCCGCCCCGGTCTTCGCGCCGTCCGCCGCGCTGATCGTCCTGGGTGAGTCGCGGGGACGCCGGATGCGGCAGAGCGTCGAGATCATGCTGGGCGTCGCCGCCGGGGTGCTGGTCGCGGAACTGGCCGTCACGATCCTCGGCGGTGGCACCGGCGCCATCGTCGCCGTCCTGGTGCTGGCGACCGCTCCGATGATGGCGGCCGGCGCGAGCAGCACCCTGGTCGTGCAGGCCGCGGCGTCCGCTCTGTACCTGGTCGCGGTCGCCGCGCCGCACGGCGACCCGATGCCGTTCCGGTTCGCCGAGGCGCTGATCGGCGGTCTGGTGGCGCTGGCCACCAGCCAGTTCGTCGCCGCCCGCAACCCGCTGGCCCCGCTGGTCGCCGAGGCCCGGCGGACCTTCGCCGGCCTGGCCGGGCTGCTCGAGGACATCGGCGCCGCGCTCCAGCGGGGCGACGAGCCGGCCGCCGAGGCGGCACTGGACCGGGCGCACCGGATGCACGACTGCGCCGAACGGATGCGTGCCACGGTGCGCGCCGCCGGCGAGACCCTGCGGTTGCGCGTGCGGCGGCGCCGGCGACTCGGGCAGATCCGTGAGGTCGAGGCGACCACCCACCAGCTGGATCACGTGGTCGGCAACGTCGGGGTGCTGGCCCGCAACGCGGTGACCGTGACCCGGCTGCACGCCGCCGTGCCGGCGCAGCTCAGCCAGGCCGTGCAGGCGCTGGCGGCCGCGGTCCGCGCCGCGGGGGAGGCCCTGGCCAACGATCTGAGCGGGCACGACGACCCGGCCCGGCACGCCGGTGCGGCGGAGGACAGCGCGCTGACCGCCGTCCGGATCGCCGCGGAGCTGCTCGCGTCAGGGCCGCCCCTGCCGCTCGCCATGATCATCGGGCAGATCCGGCTGACCGCCGTCGACCTGCTCCGCGGGATCGGCCACGACCACGACGCCGTCCGGGGGCGGGTGGACGAGGCCCTCGGCCTGAGCTGA
- a CDS encoding antitoxin, with protein sequence MSFLDKAKDFADKHDEQVDKGIDKAGDQVDNRTGNKYSEQVDKGVDMAQQRTGAGDTQQ encoded by the coding sequence ATGAGCTTCCTTGACAAGGCGAAGGACTTCGCCGACAAGCACGACGAGCAGGTCGACAAGGGCATCGACAAGGCCGGCGACCAGGTCGACAACCGCACCGGCAACAAGTACTCCGAGCAGGTGGACAAGGGTGTGGACATGGCCCAGCAGCGCACCGGGGCCGGCGACACCCAGCAGTGA
- a CDS encoding permease, with amino-acid sequence MTTNTEKDSRIGSLEALAVLLVLLVLLRGRLAGLLSGAGLQTWATVFVSVLVQAAPFLVFGVVLSAVIAVFVPRGFWARALPGHPALAVPAAGVAGVVLPGCECGSVPIAGSLIRRGVTPAAALAFLLAAPAINPIVLTATVVAFPGQPQVAVARGLASLVVAVTMGWLWLRLGRAEWIRLPHRPDLDDTSRARAFWAACRHDVMHAGGFLVLGAAAAATINVLVPARWLQSLAADPVISVLALATLAVLLSICSEADAFVAASLSQFSLTARLVFLVVGPMVDLKLISMQAGVFGRRFAMRFAPATFVAAVLVGTGFGLALR; translated from the coding sequence ATGACGACGAACACGGAGAAGGACAGCCGGATCGGCTCGCTGGAAGCGCTGGCCGTGCTGCTGGTGCTGCTGGTGCTGCTGCGCGGGCGGCTGGCCGGGCTGCTCTCCGGGGCCGGCTTGCAGACCTGGGCCACGGTTTTCGTGTCCGTGCTGGTGCAGGCCGCGCCGTTCCTGGTGTTCGGCGTGGTGCTGTCCGCGGTCATCGCGGTGTTCGTACCCCGGGGTTTCTGGGCCCGGGCGCTGCCCGGCCATCCCGCGCTGGCCGTGCCGGCCGCCGGTGTCGCCGGCGTCGTGCTGCCCGGCTGCGAGTGCGGCAGCGTCCCGATCGCCGGGTCCCTGATCCGGCGCGGCGTCACCCCGGCCGCCGCGCTCGCCTTCCTGCTCGCCGCCCCGGCGATCAATCCGATCGTGCTGACCGCCACCGTCGTCGCGTTCCCCGGCCAGCCGCAGGTGGCCGTCGCCCGCGGCCTGGCCAGCCTGGTGGTCGCGGTCACGATGGGGTGGTTGTGGCTGCGCCTGGGCCGCGCCGAGTGGATCAGGCTGCCGCACCGCCCGGATCTCGACGACACGTCCCGGGCGCGGGCGTTCTGGGCGGCCTGCCGGCACGACGTCATGCACGCCGGCGGGTTCCTGGTGCTCGGCGCGGCCGCCGCGGCCACCATCAACGTGCTCGTCCCGGCCCGGTGGCTGCAGAGCCTGGCCGCCGACCCGGTGATCTCGGTGCTCGCGCTGGCCACCCTGGCCGTGCTGCTGTCGATCTGCAGCGAGGCGGACGCGTTCGTCGCCGCCTCGCTGTCGCAGTTCTCGCTGACCGCACGGCTGGTCTTCCTGGTGGTCGGCCCGATGGTCGACCTCAAGCTGATCTCGATGCAGGCGGGCGTGTTCGGCCGCCGGTTCGCGATGCGCTTCGCCCCCGCGACGTTCGTCGCCGCCGTCCTGGTCGGCACCGGCTTCGGGCTGGCCCTGCGGTGA
- a CDS encoding TIGR03943 family putative permease subunit, giving the protein MTQAVIMLLFGGAIVKATLTDVYLRYVKEGLRPFLLLAGILLVAAAVMTIWYDLRPTRHAEPEDGHGHGHGHHEPRVGWLLLLPVLGLLLISPPALGSYAANQSGSVGPAAASDYPPLPDGDPVEVSLLDYASRAVFDSGRSLAGRTVRLTGFITAGADGRPMLARMVLTCCAADGRPIKIGLAGAPIDAPADAWVELVGVYTSQVGTDPVNRAPIAYLDVRSWQEVDQPKQPYA; this is encoded by the coding sequence ATGACCCAGGCGGTGATCATGCTGCTGTTCGGCGGCGCGATCGTCAAGGCCACGCTCACCGACGTCTACCTGCGATACGTCAAGGAGGGCCTGCGGCCGTTCCTGCTGCTGGCCGGGATCCTGCTGGTCGCGGCCGCGGTCATGACCATCTGGTACGACCTGCGCCCGACCCGGCACGCCGAGCCCGAGGACGGGCACGGGCACGGGCACGGGCACCACGAGCCTCGCGTCGGCTGGCTGCTCCTGCTGCCGGTGCTCGGGCTGCTGCTGATCTCGCCGCCGGCGCTCGGGTCGTACGCGGCGAACCAGTCCGGCAGCGTCGGACCGGCCGCCGCCTCCGACTATCCGCCGCTGCCCGACGGCGACCCGGTCGAGGTGAGTCTGCTCGACTACGCCTCCCGGGCCGTCTTCGACAGCGGTCGTAGCCTCGCCGGGCGCACCGTGCGGCTCACCGGCTTCATCACCGCCGGTGCGGACGGCCGGCCGATGCTCGCCCGCATGGTCCTGACCTGCTGCGCGGCCGACGGGCGACCGATCAAGATCGGACTGGCGGGCGCGCCGATCGACGCGCCCGCGGACGCCTGGGTCGAGCTGGTCGGCGTCTACACCAGCCAGGTCGGCACCGACCCGGTCAACCGGGCCCCGATCGCGTACCTCGACGTCCGCTCCTGGCAGGAGGTCGACCAGCCGAAACAGCCGTACGCATGA